The following nucleotide sequence is from Ignavibacteriales bacterium.
CGAGCAAATATCCGGTGTATTTGGCAGATCTCTCGCCGACCCCAGCGACCATGTAAAGATTGCTGCTCTAAACGCTGATGGCAGATTATTTTCCCAATACAAAATTCCTGAATCAGGTGATAAGCCTGTCGTCATCCCCGGTACCAAAGTTCCTATGATGGTCATCGAATCGAAAGGGTGGTATTCATCACAGGTCTTTGGAGCCGCTATAGATGCTTATGCACAGATAATGAAAGACAGGTCCGAAAATGTGCTATGGGAAGAATTCTATTATTATACCAGTGTGGATAACCTTGTTGATATAATAAATGCCTTCAGTTATTTCGAAAATGGCGATATAATTGGCAAGCTTAGGGATAGCATCAGCGTCATTGTTATGAGATTCAATGAAGTTGCCCCAAATACAACCGGGGAAATGATACCTAATCTTGCATTAGCTAAAATTTATAGAGCTTACATAGAGACAGCTCTTAATCTTCTTCCGAATATGAAATCGGAGGAAAGCCTAAATCTTGCCCGCCTGTCATTTATTGAATTTGCCGACTCACGCAAACCCGACATAGTTTATTATTCCTTACAGGGATTGCAGTCCGATCAAATGAAAGCACGGCAGGATTGGATGTTCGAAAATAAAGAAGTTCTTAATTTCGAATATGCGGGGCTGGAATATCCGAAAAATGTTGATGACATGACACTCTTTGCTGATGCGTTCGGCGAATTACAGGATACGGTAATGCTTCCTGAACTCAGAAAGAACCTCGGCAGGGATAATTATGATCTTGCAGTTACCTCCGCAGGCGCAATTGAAAAAATAACAGGGGAAAAAATAACCGTTAACCCGGCAGACTATTCACGTCACACAGATTTCGATTGGGATTACCTTAATGCAAATCAGACAGTAACCGTAATATTAAACACAAGCGAAGGGGAAATCGAAATTGAATTATATCCTGACGTGGCTCCCTTTACGGTGATGAACTTCCTTAAGCTTGCCGAACAAAATTATTTCGATGCAACCGAGTTTCACCGGGTAATAGGTAACTTTGTAATTCAGGGGGGCGATCCGACCAGCACAGGCTTTGGCGGCCCCGGTTACTCTATACGTGGGGAATATTCGCCGCTTCCATACGAAAGGGGTACGCTTGGAATGGCTTCCGCGGGAAAAGATACAGAAGGGAGTCAGTTCTTTATTACACATTCTCGTCAGCCTCATCTCGATAGTAAATACACCATTTTTGGCAAAGTAGTAAACGGAATGGACGTAGTTGACAGGATCCTTATTGGCGATACATTAAACGACGTAATTATAATTCGTAATTAAAATATAATGTCATGAAAAAAACTTTTTTCCTTATTTTATTTTTCGCAATTCCCGTATTTGCAAACGCTCAGAGTGAAGAAGTATATCCTCCGCTTAAGATGAAGATCGTAGTGCAGGAGATTTTGAACTCATTTCAGATGAGCTCAGTCTCTACATCCTCGATCGGAAAACACATTTCACAGGAATGGCTGGAAGAAAACAACATAAACCTTAAAAATTATAATATAAACTCTTACGCGCCTACTTCTTATGAGATAGAACTTATCTTTGATAGGTATGTTGTCGCCCAAATAAGAGGAGAAAGCTGGGGGCATTTACTTGTATTTAAATTTATTGATGAGGACGGTGTTTATAGAATAATTCCCAAAGGTATCTCTAACGCCAGCAATGACTATATAGATCCCTGGTATGACGTTCAGCAGTACAATGTAGAAAATTAACGTAGAGTTTCAAAAGGAGCAAAGCTATGAAATTTGTAAAACTAACATTTTTAGTTTTCTTTGGGCTAATAGTACTTGGTCATGCCCAACCTGAGACCGGAAGTACCGATATCTTGCCTATAGATGTTGCAAATATGGATCAGACAGTCAGCCCGGGTGTTGATTTTTTCCGGTATGTCAATGGTGGATGGTTAGCAAAAAACCCCGTACCTCCAGGATACTCCCGCTGGGGCAGTTTCAGCGAAGTGGAGGAAAGAAATGAAGCTATCCTTCAGGACATACTCACAACTGCAATTGATGACCCAAACCCCGTTCCTGGAAGTAACACCCAAAAGCTCGGTGACTTTTACTACACGGCATTGGATGTTGAAGGCAGGGATAAAATGGGCATCGAGCCATTAAAACCCGATTTAAATAAAATAGAACAAATATCTTCACCTGCTGATCTGCAAAACGTTATGGTTAGTTTTCTTACACGAAGGCTAAGACTTCCCTTTTTTGTTTGGGTTGGTCAGGATGATAAAAATAGCTCTATTTTTGTTCCACAAGTATTCCAGTCAGGACTTGGACTGCCTGACAGAGATTATTATTTAGATGAAGGTGAAAAATATAAAAACATACGAACCGAATACGTAAAGCATATTCAGAAGTTGTTTGAACTTACGGGATACAGCCCCGAACAGGCAAGAGATATGGCTAACGTTGTAATGGCAATGGAAACCCGGCTTGCCGGTGCATCTATGACACGACTGGAAAGACGCGATCCCGAAAAGACATACAATAAAATGACAC
It contains:
- a CDS encoding peptidylprolyl isomerase produces the protein MKYFFYCVTVFLFLFSSAHAQPLSDDIKTILKFQDERTLGPGNELLDFLNSGDESVVTAALYALANIADSTTIDTISVQLMNNTSPKVRSMAAFALGQIGTGLSAEYLQEAGKKEKDVDVLVAILENIGKTGDEEALNKIVPLLIDDARYHNAVAMAVARFALRNIKNQNSIRHLEALFAYGRTGIEKYLAYALWRIRDRDLLIPERIHIMNLIRSNDPETRAYSVYALNAIKEPSDIPVLIDMFESENDWRVKVNILNTLGGYTLDSIGQYTEQISGVFGRSLADPSDHVKIAALNADGRLFSQYKIPESGDKPVVIPGTKVPMMVIESKGWYSSQVFGAAIDAYAQIMKDRSENVLWEEFYYYTSVDNLVDIINAFSYFENGDIIGKLRDSISVIVMRFNEVAPNTTGEMIPNLALAKIYRAYIETALNLLPNMKSEESLNLARLSFIEFADSRKPDIVYYSLQGLQSDQMKARQDWMFENKEVLNFEYAGLEYPKNVDDMTLFADAFGELQDTVMLPELRKNLGRDNYDLAVTSAGAIEKITGEKITVNPADYSRHTDFDWDYLNANQTVTVILNTSEGEIEIELYPDVAPFTVMNFLKLAEQNYFDATEFHRVIGNFVIQGGDPTSTGFGGPGYSIRGEYSPLPYERGTLGMASAGKDTEGSQFFITHSRQPHLDSKYTIFGKVVNGMDVVDRILIGDTLNDVIIIRN